In a single window of the Amycolatopsis sp. cg5 genome:
- a CDS encoding helix-turn-helix domain-containing protein — protein MMRAHTPISGPDCGQDALRWAAVSSLPMPDTRVIGGWIRWVRAVQHMTGKQLAARARCSENLLYKIERSEQPLMSVELAVRLADVLCVPRELLVVRAVMDFRYEQPRYENGGPFTAF, from the coding sequence ATGATGCGGGCCCACACGCCGATCTCTGGCCCGGACTGCGGGCAGGACGCGTTGCGGTGGGCTGCGGTGTCCTCGCTGCCGATGCCGGACACGCGGGTGATCGGCGGGTGGATCCGCTGGGTCCGGGCGGTGCAGCACATGACAGGTAAGCAACTGGCGGCGCGGGCGCGATGCTCGGAAAACCTGCTGTACAAGATCGAGCGGTCGGAGCAGCCGTTGATGTCGGTGGAGCTCGCGGTGCGGCTGGCTGACGTGCTGTGCGTGCCCCGGGAGTTGCTGGTGGTCCGCGCGGTCATGGACTTCCGCTATGAGCAGCCGCGTTACGAGAACGGGGGTCCGTTCACCGCCTTCTGA
- a CDS encoding helix-turn-helix domain-containing protein — protein sequence MDSRIVPGGRPAQVWRGATIPDVETCAFIKGIREHRQLSVEEVCRLSGIASQSLLRFESGARAMRSLDAVAALADVLDVSRSVLALMVLRDLELKRGGWE from the coding sequence ATGGATTCGCGGATCGTGCCGGGTGGGCGTCCTGCGCAGGTGTGGCGTGGAGCGACGATCCCGGATGTGGAGACCTGCGCGTTTATCAAGGGTATTCGGGAGCATCGGCAATTGTCGGTGGAGGAGGTGTGCAGGCTGTCCGGTATCGCCTCGCAATCGTTGCTGCGCTTCGAAAGCGGGGCCCGTGCGATGCGGTCACTGGACGCGGTGGCGGCACTGGCTGACGTGCTCGACGTGAGCCGTTCGGTGCTGGCGCTGATGGTGCTGCGGGACTTGGAGCTGAAGCGGGGAGGGTGGGAATGA